The genomic window cacccttgccaatatatgctactttggactagctaggcaactgaaaagtaaagtcctctctcggcaaacgaaactCATACTCAACAAGTCATTTATCGTTCCAGTCCTGGTATAAGGTGCAGAAGTAtgggccatgacaacatcagatgaagcggctctgggagtgttcgagagaatagCTCTTcgaaaatttatggacctctacgcgttgccgatgacgagtaccgaagaagatttaacgatgagctgtacgagctatacgcagacatcaacatagtccagctaattaaaacgcagcggctgagctggctaggccatgttatgcgaatgaaagatgacgctccgcccaagaaaatttttctatcggaacccgccagtggaagcagaggtagagggcggccatcactccgttagaaggaccaggtggaaaacgatttaaactcccttggtgtgaccaattggcgccggttggcagagagaaggagcgagtggcgcgctttgttggacggccataaccgtttaaacggttaagcccgaattaagtaagtaagtaagaaatatGATAGTCGGTTTGAGAGGTTAAGGTGAAagtgaataattttaaaatatgattGAGGATTGagacatttttttattacttCCATTAGGGTTTTGATGGCAGTGCGTCAATTGAGGAAAAATCGAAGACCGATCTTCGAATTTTTTGGCTCGATTTATATATCATAATGTTTCTCATCCTAACCTTTGAATAAGACTCCatctaaaatatcttcggaggttatcgcgccctgcatttatttattttactatttataaattttgttaatataaTTGACGATTCTAGGCTTGATAGTACATTAGAATCGTActtcgaaaaaatttttataacaatTTTGGAGTACTGTATGAAAAGGTGTATAAATAATTCAGGTATTTATTAATACTTATTTGTAATTAAACTTTGTATCATATctagaataaatatatatatgtataattttttggGCTAATATATGTACACCCTACTTCCAAAACGTTGCTGATATAATAAGGCACTCTGTATTTGCGTGTCGTCATTATCTTATGAGTCATTTGACAAGCATAGAACACTTGTCCCTTTGGCGCAGAGGATAGCGCGTTGGACTTCTAATCCAAAGGTCGCGGGTTCGATCCCCGCAAGGGATGTCAGTTTACCAGtagtaaaattttttggaatctctttttttaaatacaaaaaataggTATtctatatgttctaaataaatgtaaatataaCTTAGATGGATGTAAAACAATTTCATACACAAACTTGCATAGGTGATATTTCCTGTTTTGGAGCAGGGTATTTCCGCCTGGACAAAGGTTATCTGCATAGAAAATGTGTACAATGGGCTTGTGAAGTGCTCGACGTGATAAAATAATATTCCTTAGTGAAAGTGTACTATAGTGGATGTGAATACAGTGAATGTGATACCATATCACATCGCAATTCTCATATGACATCCTTCAAGCAATAATGTGACTCAACGACGTTCATCCAGTTGGACTTCTAATGCAAATGTAGCTGGTTCGAACCCCAGAAGGAAAATgtattttcgaaattaaaaaaaatatatatataaaatgtgctATGCGGTACACGTTCTTGTAAACCTTAATATACACAAAACAgcattaattttgatttttgtagtTTAAGGAAGACGCTTTCCATTAACCATTTATTGTTCTTGTAGGTATACATGAGCATGTGACCTGTTTGTACCAATGATTAACTGGAATTTTGGTATAAAATCATTTCTTTTCCAGGCTTGAGTTGTTTTTTATTGAGAGCATGGTTACATTGAAGGcaacataatttatttttatccATGCACAATTTTCTAAAGATTAatcacaaaatttatttattattccacaagaaaaaaatgtatacacaTTCAGACTTTCATTTGTACATAATTCGGGTTACTCCCTTACGCATGTATCTACATTTTATGAGTGACTTATAGCAAATCTCGTGGACGTGCCTACAGCTCATACCAACACATTTCTCTCCTTAGTATAGTCTTATATAATTTATTACACATATAAAGTTGACGCATTATTTCAGAACCAATACAAAGCCTAATGGTAATAATTTCTTCTTCGAATGCATGATATTGTaaatttttacgatttcggcTGCAATGATGGTGGCAGATTTCTTTCTAAAACGCCAACATTAAAATACAGATTTTCTCGCTGCGCTGGATCCGTTTGTGCTTCCGCGGCTAAACGTTCCGCCCGAAGTTCTTTTATAGATTCTAGgatttaaataaataacatgaACCATTAATAATGAACATATTATAGAATGGTATATGAACTTACTACTGTATGGTGTGTACTTGTCGGAGACTAAACTTTCCAAATTGTAACCGATGAAACCAACAACTGCAGCAACTGGCAATGTTATGTAAACAGCATTGCGACGTAATATTGCCATAAGGATCGGCCacatttttagttattttataacttcacagtatttttcgtttgtttttgcGTTTGATACAAATATGAATCAAAATGCAATTTTCTTGCAGGCGTGCAATGCTAACAGCTGATTGTGAcgttcatagtgtacctatacaagtgtgtcaactaagcgataaacgtcaaaactacaaacagcctcgctcacctgatgcaaatctcaggtctagagttgcatttttggtacgtaagagtacttcaagctgagttgcatttgatagtttaataaaactttgtagtatttacagatgaaatagttgcatatatttccgcgtaaataagaatactagaagatttgtagcctgcaacaatgcggaaacatacggaaagcaaaatttatttaaattagggtcaaaatataaagcgccacacgtgtaacatggaaactTTTCACTTCTATGGCTGTTTGCACAAATGCATAGGGCctaaattatataaacgctttggccGCTTCAAtacaaagataacgtacggcgttgtcaaagcgtaggcacgcaaccaaagcatttatgtaaatttttcgatacttcgcccgacagatgaattaatgaatacaacacaaccaaagcatttgtgtaaatccgccttaatttttgtagctgtgaaagtctcctgcaaataaaatggtgctgtaagtgcaaacaaatccaactcctatatgacactactttattctctatgtatttttctcgtattttctcttatatttttagtCGAgagagccaataaggtttcagcacaggtgtaagtgtgtgaactatatttaaaataaactaaCGAAATACATGAAAAATACagcgtagttcattaaaaacaaaccagcttgtatttcgatagggttttttgacattaggccgttttttctttactttttctgacaaatgaacattttgtttttagtttcaaaattttgtgcataaaaacacaactaaattcaaagtgtaaattgtgtgtgcaaatgagttttcaataagtgtatatttttcagttttc from Eurosta solidaginis isolate ZX-2024a chromosome 3, ASM4086904v1, whole genome shotgun sequence includes these protein-coding regions:
- the LOC137246935 gene encoding small integral membrane protein 12-A, which codes for MWPILMAILRRNAVYITLPVAAVVGFIGYNLESLVSDKYTPYSKSIKELRAERLAAEAQTDPAQRENLYFNVGVLERNLPPSLQPKS